TGAAAATGATGAAAATGTTGCTTAAGATAACAGGTACTCTCATCTATTTTATAGTTAATAAGATTTCTTTAAATAAAAAAAGAGTGATCAAACAATACTGAACACTCTTTTTGCATATATAATCAAATTAATAGAGCATGCTACCTTGCTTTTTATTTAAAAACCGGATCATTATAATAAATCACTTCAGAAAGAATTTTATTTCCCTCAATATTCTTCAACAATTCTCTTGCTTCTGTTTCTGTGTTACATTCATACATAAATATCTTTCCTTTTGCATAACGCGTGATCACCCACATAAGCTATCCTCCAATTAAGGTATTTTTAGCTTTTACTGTATTGTTTATGCTTTTATCATCATCATTTGTAACGGTAGGAGCCTATACATCATTCAAACAAGATATTTTTGTCAAAAAAATTATTTTGTTTAGATTGACTGAACAGCCAATTCCTTTGGATATCTATTGAATGCATTTTCTATTACCTTTTCCATTTCAGCATAATGTTCCTTCTCAACAGGAAGGATTGGCAGCCTAACTGTTTGACCAACTGGGATACCCACAATCTCCATACCAGCTTTAATAAGAGATACAGCATAACCATTTCGTTGACGGCGAATATTATTGATTGGCAAAATGACGTGTTGATAAAGATCATCAATTAACACCTGGTCATTGTTCAGCACCGCGTTATAGAATTTTCTGGAAATGTGTGGAATATAATTCGAGATTGCTGAAGAATAGGAGTCAAAGCCAAGTGGTACATAAGCAGGCATTGTCACTTCAGCTAAAGGCATTCCATTTAACCAGCTGAAACGCTGTTTAAACGTTTGGGTTAATAAAGTATTCAATTCCATGTTTCCTAGGCCGTCTTTAACGCCAACAACCTGAGGTACATCAGCGAGCGCTTCCAAAGAAGGAATTGATAGGGCAATCTGATCTCTTTGATAAACAATTGCGTTTAAAGAAGTACTTTCAGCTATTGTTTTAAAATAATTAGCTAAACCTACTTGTTCACCTGGGACAAGATAAGGAGGTAGGATTAAATAGCCATCGGCTCCTTTATCCTCAGAAATTTTTGCAAGCTCTAATGAAGTTTGGATATTTCCACCAACTCCTGTGTAAACAGGTACCTTTTTATTTGTCACACTCACAGCCACCTCAACCATTGCCTCATATTCTTCTTTGCTTAAAGAGGGATATTCACCAGCCGCACAGGCAACAAAAATAGCTTCAAGTCCTTCATCTAATAAAAATTGAATATTGTGAGCGAGCTTTTTTTCATCAAGTTTGTTGTTTGCTGTAAACGGGGCAATGGGAAAACCAAGTATTCCTTTAGGTGCTGTTCGAATGGGTTGCATTGTCATTCCTCCAATAGAATAGTATTTTGTATTATTGTAAGACAATTAAACTTATAGGTCAATTATTGATTAATAATTTTCAAAAAAATAAAAATTTATTTAAATAAAGTACCGATTTATTTCTGATTTATATATATATTTGGTCATAAATAAGATCATTTTTTAGGGCGTTGACAATTAAATTTATTTGTCTTACCATTAGACAAAAATGTATGAATTAACCAACTTTTCTTAAAAAGGTGTGATTATAAATGAAATAAGACAATAAAGGTGATGGAAATTCGTAAAATATGTAAGCGATGTCAATATCCGATTAAAGGGAAGTGAAGATATGGGAGCACCACAAAAAGTAATTAATCCTTCACCATTGATACCTACAACAGAGAAGAAAACACGTACACGTTGGTTTATTGTTTTTATGTTATTTTTAGTAACGGCGCTAAATTATGCAGATCGTGCGACATTATCAATTGCCGGTTCGGATATGTCAAATCAACTAGGACTAGATTCTGTTATGATGGGGTATGTTTTCTCGGCATTTGCTTGGTCATATGTAGCAGGACAAATTCCTGGAGGATGGCTTCTTGATCGTTTTGGCTCTAAGAAAGTTTACTTTTGGAGTATTTTCCTCTGGTCAACTTTCACTCTATTACAAGGTGTAATCGGGTTTTTTGGGACAGCAGGAACGGCTGTTATGGTGTTATTTGGTCTTCGTTTCTTAGTTGGGCTATCTGAGGCGCCATCTTTTCCTGCAAACAGTCGTATTGTTGCTTCATGGTTTCCAAGCCATGAAAGGGGAACAGCAGCAGCGACATTTAATTCAGCACAATATTTTGCAACCGTTCTCTTTGCGCCAATTATGGGCTATATCACATACACATTTGGTTGGGAATATGTTTTTTACTTTATGGGTGTAGTTGGGATTATCGTTGCTTTCATGTGGCTAAAAGCTATATACAGCCCTCTAAGGATCATCCTCGTATTAATAAAGCAGAACTCGATTATATTGAGGCAGGCGGAGCATTAATTAATATGGATCAAAAAGTAGAAAACGAAAAGAAGGAAGACAAGGGAGCAAACTGGAATTACATAAAAAAACTATTATCCAATAGAATGCTGTTAGGAATATACCTTGGTCAGTATTGTATTACTACCCTAACTTATTTCTTTCTAACATGGTTTCCTGTTTATCTTGTTCAAGAAAGAGGCATGACGATTTTAGAAGTAGGATTTATCGCATCACTTCCAGCGATTTGTGGTTTTTTTGGTGGAATACTTGGAGGAATGTTCTCTGATTTCTTACTTAGAAAAGGTTTCTCATTAACGATTGCTCGCAAAACTCCGATTGTTATCGGAATGTTGTTGTCAATGAGCTTGGTTGCTGCTAACTATGTTGAAGCTCAATGGGTTGTTATATTTGTTATGGCACTAGCATTTTTCGGAAAAGGCTTTGGAGCTCTTGGCTGGGCAGTTGTTTCAGACACATCTCCAAAAGAAATGTCTGGAGTAAGCGGTGGTCTATTTAATACGTTTGGGAACATTGCTGGGATAACAACACCAATTATTATTGGTTATATTATCGGCACAACTGGTTCATTCAACGGAGCACTTGTCTTCGTAGGTGCAAATGCACTTGTCGCAATTTTCAGTTACTTATTCCTAGTAGGTGAAATTAAGCGTGTCGATTTGAAAGCTTAATAGATTAATAAACTAAAAGATAGGGGAGAAGAAAATGGAAAATCAATTAGTTCAAGATGCAATTAAAACGAGTGCACCTGTTATTAAAGAAATGACTGTTATTCCTGTCGCAGGGCATGATAGTATGCTATTAAATTTAAGTGGTGCTCATGCTCCATTTTTCACACGTAATATTGTTATTTTAAAAGATAACCATGGAAACACAGGTGTTGGTGAAGTACCTGGCGGGGAAAAAATTCGTCAAACATTAGAAGATGCAAAATCACTACTTATTGGGCAATCAATTGGAACATATAACAATATTTTAAACAATGTTCGTAAACAATTTGCAGACCGCGATTCAGGCGGACGTGGCCAACAAACATTTGACCTACGAATTACAATTCATGCTGTAACCGCTTTAGAAGCTGCACTGCTTGATTTAGTTGGTCAATATTTAGGTGTTCCTGTTGCTGCACTTCTTGGTGAAGGCCAACAGAGAAAGAAAGTAGAAATGTTAGGTTACTTATTCTATATTGGTGACCGTAACAAAACAGACCTTGCATATGTAAGTGATCGTGAATCTGAGGATGATTGGTTCCGGTTACGACATGAAGAAGCGCTAACACCTGAAGCAATTGTTCGATTAGCAGAAGCAGCTCATGCTCGTTATGGCTTTTATGATTTTAAATTAAAAGGCGGCGTTCTTCGTGGAGAAGAAGAAATTGAAGCTGTTACAGCATTAGCAGAACGTTTTCCAGATTCACGTATTACGTTAGATCCAAATGGCGGTTGGCTTTTAGAGGATGCGATAAGATTATGCCGAGATCAGCATCATGTTTTAGCGTATGCGGAAGATCCATGTGGAGCAGAAAATGGTTATTCCGCACGTGAAGTGATGGCAGAATTCAGACGTGCAACAGGACTACCAACTGCAACAAACATGATTGCTACAGATTGGCGACAAATGGGACACTCAATACAGCTTCAATCTGTTGATATTCCTTTAGCAGATCCACATTTCTGGACTATGCAAGGCTCTGTTCGTGTTGCTCAAATGTGTCACGACTGGGGATTAACATGGGGATCACACTCTAATAATCATTTTGATATTTCATTAGCAATGTTTACACATGT
This Metabacillus endolithicus DNA region includes the following protein-coding sequences:
- the kdgD gene encoding 5-dehydro-4-deoxyglucarate dehydratase, translating into MQPIRTAPKGILGFPIAPFTANNKLDEKKLAHNIQFLLDEGLEAIFVACAAGEYPSLSKEEYEAMVEVAVSVTNKKVPVYTGVGGNIQTSLELAKISEDKGADGYLILPPYLVPGEQVGLANYFKTIAESTSLNAIVYQRDQIALSIPSLEALADVPQVVGVKDGLGNMELNTLLTQTFKQRFSWLNGMPLAEVTMPAYVPLGFDSYSSAISNYIPHISRKFYNAVLNNDQVLIDDLYQHVILPINNIRRQRNGYAVSLIKAGMEIVGIPVGQTVRLPILPVEKEHYAEMEKVIENAFNRYPKELAVQSI
- the gudD gene encoding glucarate dehydratase, with translation MENQLVQDAIKTSAPVIKEMTVIPVAGHDSMLLNLSGAHAPFFTRNIVILKDNHGNTGVGEVPGGEKIRQTLEDAKSLLIGQSIGTYNNILNNVRKQFADRDSGGRGQQTFDLRITIHAVTALEAALLDLVGQYLGVPVAALLGEGQQRKKVEMLGYLFYIGDRNKTDLAYVSDRESEDDWFRLRHEEALTPEAIVRLAEAAHARYGFYDFKLKGGVLRGEEEIEAVTALAERFPDSRITLDPNGGWLLEDAIRLCRDQHHVLAYAEDPCGAENGYSAREVMAEFRRATGLPTATNMIATDWRQMGHSIQLQSVDIPLADPHFWTMQGSVRVAQMCHDWGLTWGSHSNNHFDISLAMFTHVAAAAPGKITAIDTHWIWQDGQCLTKEPFKIVGGMVDVPSKPGLGVEIDMEQIEKAHQLYKKEGLGGRNDAIAMQYLIRGWKFDPKKPCLVR